A region from the Microbacterium lacus genome encodes:
- the typA gene encoding translational GTPase TypA codes for MARALRSDLRNVAIVAHVDHGKTTLVDAMLRQTGSFGEHAHVEERAMDSNDLEREKGITILAKNTAITYSGVHATDGPVTINVIDTPGHADFGGEVERGLSMVDGVVLLVDASEGPLPQTRFVLRKALEAKLPVILLVNKTDRPDARIAEVEEEAHDLLLGLASDLHEDVPDLDVDALLDVPVVYASGRAGAASRTRPENGALPDNDDLEPLFEAILEHVPAPSYDDDAPLQAWVTNLDSSPFLGRLALLRVFNGTLKKGQTVAWVRADGTVSNARITELLKTRALERYPAESAGPGDIVAIAGFEDITIGETIADPEDVRPLPQIHVDDPAISMTIGTNTSPLVGKVKGHKLTARMVKDRLDRELVGNVSLKVVDIGRPDAWEVQGRGELALAILVENMRREGFELTVGKPQVVTKKVDGKTYEPFEHLTIDAPEEYLGAITQLLAARKGRMDNMTNHGTGWVRMEFIVPSRGLIGFRTEFLTTTRGTGIANAISHGYEPWAGHIVTRQNGSIVADRSGVVTPFAIIALQERMSFFVQPTQEVYEGMVIGENSRADDMDVNITKEKKLTNMRSSTSDSFESMTPPRQLSLEESLEFARDDECVEVTPEIVRIRKVNLDATERARATSRLKRQDAGA; via the coding sequence ATGGCGCGCGCCCTCCGTTCAGACCTCCGCAACGTCGCGATCGTCGCCCACGTCGACCACGGCAAGACGACGCTGGTCGACGCGATGCTCCGACAGACCGGCTCGTTCGGCGAGCACGCTCACGTCGAGGAGCGCGCGATGGACTCCAACGATCTCGAGCGCGAAAAGGGCATCACGATCCTCGCCAAGAACACGGCGATCACATACTCCGGCGTGCACGCGACCGACGGGCCCGTCACGATCAACGTGATCGACACTCCGGGCCACGCCGACTTCGGCGGCGAAGTCGAGCGCGGTCTGTCCATGGTCGACGGTGTCGTGCTGCTCGTCGACGCGAGCGAGGGCCCGCTGCCCCAGACGCGCTTCGTGCTGCGCAAGGCTCTCGAGGCCAAGCTTCCGGTGATCCTGCTGGTCAACAAGACCGACCGCCCGGATGCCCGCATCGCCGAGGTGGAGGAGGAGGCGCACGACCTGCTGCTGGGGCTCGCGTCCGATCTGCACGAGGACGTCCCCGACCTCGACGTGGATGCGCTGCTGGACGTGCCGGTCGTGTACGCGAGCGGCCGCGCGGGCGCGGCATCCCGGACCCGCCCCGAGAACGGCGCGCTCCCCGACAACGACGACCTCGAGCCGCTCTTCGAGGCGATCCTCGAGCACGTGCCCGCCCCGTCGTACGATGACGACGCGCCGCTGCAGGCGTGGGTCACGAACCTCGACTCGAGCCCCTTCCTCGGCCGCCTCGCTCTGCTGCGCGTGTTCAACGGCACGCTGAAGAAGGGCCAGACCGTCGCCTGGGTGCGCGCCGACGGAACCGTCAGCAACGCGCGCATCACGGAGCTTCTGAAGACGAGGGCGCTCGAGCGCTACCCCGCCGAGAGTGCCGGACCCGGTGACATCGTCGCGATCGCCGGCTTCGAGGACATCACGATCGGGGAGACGATCGCCGACCCCGAGGACGTCCGCCCGCTGCCGCAGATCCACGTCGACGACCCTGCGATCTCGATGACGATCGGCACGAACACGAGCCCGCTCGTGGGCAAGGTCAAGGGGCACAAGCTCACCGCGCGCATGGTGAAGGACCGTCTCGATCGTGAGCTCGTCGGAAACGTCTCGCTCAAGGTCGTCGACATCGGCCGGCCCGACGCGTGGGAGGTGCAGGGTCGCGGCGAGCTGGCTCTCGCGATCCTCGTTGAGAACATGCGCCGCGAGGGGTTCGAGCTGACCGTCGGCAAGCCGCAGGTGGTCACGAAGAAGGTCGACGGCAAGACGTACGAGCCGTTCGAGCACCTCACGATCGACGCCCCCGAGGAGTATCTCGGCGCGATCACGCAGCTGCTGGCTGCGCGCAAGGGCCGGATGGACAACATGACCAACCACGGCACCGGCTGGGTGCGCATGGAGTTCATCGTGCCGTCCCGTGGACTGATCGGCTTCCGCACCGAGTTCCTCACGACCACGCGCGGCACCGGCATCGCGAACGCGATCTCGCACGGCTACGAGCCGTGGGCAGGCCACATCGTGACGCGTCAGAACGGGTCGATCGTGGCGGACCGGTCCGGCGTCGTGACGCCGTTCGCGATCATCGCCCTGCAGGAGCGCATGTCGTTCTTCGTCCAGCCCACCCAGGAGGTGTACGAGGGCATGGTGATCGGTGAGAACTCGCGCGCCGATGACATGGATGTGAACATCACCAAGGAGAAGAAGCTCACCAACATGCGCTCGTCGACGTCGGACTCGTTCGAGTCGATGACGCCGCCGCGCCAGCTTTCGCTCGAGGAGAGCCTGGAGTTCGCGCGCGACGACGAATGCGTCGAGGTCACTCCGGAGATCGTGCGCATCCGCAAGGTGAACCTCGATGCGACCGAGC
- a CDS encoding ABC transporter ATP-binding protein, protein MTDTTGIEAEIAASHKALPEKILEVDNLGVEFWVEGEFYPAAVDMNYVVRRGEVLAIVGESGSGKSTSSMALLGLLPENARVTGSIKLLGRELRGVDDATLRSLRGNEIAPIFQEPMTALNPVYTIGFQIMEALRSHDRGMAPSVAKEKAIELLRLVEMPTPEKSFNKYPHQLSGGQRQRAMIAQSISCDPLLLIADEPTTALDVTVQAEILDLLRNLHKRLDSAIILITHDMGVVADLADRIMVMKSGVVVESGTVEQIFHDPQHPYTQQLLASVPHLGLGVLEESEVEQAEVASDTSTVPAVAAIRERATDAAAEEVVETRTPVLSFEDVAIDYPKRGRVPAFRAAEHIDLQIYPGEIVGLVGESGSGKTTLGRASIGLLPIAEGKLTAVGTDISHPSRKDLFAIRRRTGIVFQDPASSLNPRMPIGQSIGEPILLAGEAKGKDLDKRVETLLSQVELPRSYRNRFPHELSGGQRQRVGIARALALAPELLVADEPTSALDVSVQARFLDLLQELQQELQFACLFISHDLAVVDILAHRIAVMHLGKLVEVGTRDEILRGATDAYTQRLIAAVPVPNPEEQRIRREARAELLARTASGA, encoded by the coding sequence ATGACTGACACGACGGGCATCGAGGCCGAGATCGCGGCGTCGCACAAGGCCCTCCCCGAGAAGATCCTCGAGGTCGACAACCTGGGCGTCGAGTTCTGGGTCGAGGGCGAGTTCTACCCGGCTGCGGTCGACATGAACTATGTCGTGCGCCGCGGCGAGGTCCTCGCGATCGTGGGCGAATCCGGCTCCGGCAAGAGCACGAGCTCGATGGCGCTCTTGGGCCTTCTTCCCGAGAACGCCCGTGTGACCGGGTCGATCAAGCTGCTGGGGCGTGAGCTGCGCGGCGTCGACGACGCGACGCTGCGGTCGCTCCGCGGCAACGAGATCGCGCCGATCTTCCAGGAGCCGATGACGGCGCTGAACCCGGTCTACACGATCGGCTTCCAGATCATGGAGGCGCTGCGTTCGCACGATCGCGGCATGGCGCCGTCCGTGGCCAAGGAGAAGGCGATCGAGCTGCTGCGTCTGGTCGAGATGCCGACGCCGGAGAAGTCCTTCAACAAGTACCCCCACCAGCTCTCCGGTGGTCAGCGCCAGCGCGCGATGATCGCGCAGTCGATCTCGTGCGACCCGCTGCTGCTGATCGCCGACGAGCCGACGACCGCTCTGGATGTCACGGTGCAGGCCGAGATCCTCGACCTGCTGCGCAACCTCCACAAGCGCCTGGACTCGGCGATCATCCTGATCACGCACGACATGGGCGTGGTCGCGGACCTCGCCGATCGCATCATGGTGATGAAGAGCGGTGTCGTCGTCGAGTCGGGAACCGTCGAGCAGATCTTCCACGATCCGCAGCACCCGTACACGCAGCAGCTGCTGGCTTCCGTTCCGCACCTCGGTCTCGGAGTCCTCGAGGAGTCCGAGGTCGAACAGGCCGAAGTCGCGAGCGACACGTCAACCGTCCCCGCGGTCGCCGCGATCCGCGAGCGCGCGACGGATGCCGCGGCCGAAGAGGTCGTCGAGACCCGCACTCCGGTCCTGTCGTTCGAGGATGTCGCGATCGACTATCCGAAGCGCGGGCGGGTGCCGGCGTTCCGGGCCGCCGAGCACATCGATCTGCAGATCTATCCCGGCGAGATCGTGGGTCTCGTGGGGGAGTCGGGATCGGGCAAGACCACCCTCGGTCGTGCCTCCATCGGGCTGCTGCCGATCGCGGAAGGCAAGCTCACCGCCGTCGGCACCGACATCTCGCACCCGTCGCGGAAGGATCTCTTCGCGATCCGTCGGCGCACCGGCATCGTGTTCCAGGACCCGGCGTCGTCGCTGAACCCGCGCATGCCGATCGGCCAGTCGATCGGCGAGCCGATCCTGCTGGCGGGAGAGGCGAAGGGCAAGGACCTCGACAAGCGGGTGGAGACGCTCCTCTCGCAGGTCGAACTGCCCCGTTCGTACCGCAACCGCTTCCCGCACGAGCTCTCGGGTGGTCAGCGACAGCGCGTCGGCATCGCCCGCGCCCTGGCGCTGGCCCCCGAGCTCCTGGTGGCCGACGAGCCCACGTCGGCGCTGGACGTCTCGGTTCAGGCCCGCTTCCTGGATCTGCTGCAGGAGCTGCAGCAGGAACTCCAGTTCGCATGCCTGTTCATCAGCCACGACCTGGCGGTCGTGGACATCCTCGCGCACCGCATCGCGGTGATGCACCTCGGCAAGCTCGTCGAGGTCGGCACGCGCGACGAGATCCTCCGCGGGGCCACCGATGCCTACACGCAGCGACTCATCGCCGCGGTGCCCGTGCCCAATCCCGAGGAGCAGCGCATCCGCCGCGAGGCTCGCGCGGAGCTGCTGGCGCGGACGGCTTCCGGCGCCTGA
- a CDS encoding PH domain-containing protein, producing the protein MAFQEVSYRPAFGRTLAVSTVVVCAFGVIALFWGDAASAIRYVWPIILVAVVAWALFWRPSLRMQEHGVTVVNVFRTFFIPWPAIRAIDTRYSLTIHTSRGKVPVWATPAPGRHRAFGLSAKDFEGVGTSARGEHESLRPSDALSTPSGNLAQAIRGHWESLSAAGAFARGEDPEAQTVTWHYGTITAIAVLAAATAIGLLV; encoded by the coding sequence ATGGCGTTCCAGGAGGTTTCGTACCGGCCGGCGTTCGGCCGCACGCTCGCTGTCAGCACCGTGGTGGTGTGCGCGTTCGGTGTGATCGCGCTGTTCTGGGGGGATGCGGCATCCGCGATCCGCTACGTCTGGCCGATCATCCTGGTCGCCGTCGTCGCGTGGGCGCTGTTCTGGCGTCCGAGTCTGCGGATGCAGGAGCACGGCGTCACCGTCGTGAACGTGTTCCGCACGTTCTTCATCCCCTGGCCGGCGATCCGCGCGATCGACACCCGCTACTCGCTGACGATCCACACCTCGCGCGGCAAGGTGCCGGTGTGGGCCACACCCGCTCCCGGACGTCACCGCGCGTTCGGACTCTCGGCGAAGGATTTCGAAGGAGTCGGGACGAGCGCCCGCGGAGAGCACGAGAGCCTGCGCCCGAGCGACGCGCTCAGCACGCCATCCGGCAATCTCGCGCAGGCGATCCGCGGACACTGGGAATCCTTGTCCGCGGCCGGAGCCTTCGCCCGCGGCGAAGACCCCGAGGCGCAGACCGTGACGTGGCACTACGGCACGATCACGGCGATCGCGGTGCTGGCTGCCGCGACGGCGATCGGCCTGCTGGTCTAG